In Acidianus brierleyi, one genomic interval encodes:
- a CDS encoding MMPL family transporter has product MKKSLITVIPWLLLIVILSPITLQIQNYFVYSDSPFLSNEYPSVTVSRVLDNYFNFSQDSTLYIIINGNYNQSLNQIDKNSKYLEDYRIVTPFQYINETKNEYSKEISELANITAAYLEPFHRIYNNLTILKYNLLKNFTNFECQLNVSFGIPLDKYHSNSSKAKEFLVAYSILTKNETKLNAARDAGAYVFKDPYILFFSFNNYSNFSLAYNFLKTFNNYSEIIYEITGKYIPESALVNPYNFSLTEVKNRILPPPISLSNFHKGNEWLFLIQIPKNESLIDVENFIKNTNGTVTGHFAIYAQSAYYTESNLKLIDIVTIILVGSLLIILLRSLLPILLLLASAVIGIEISYTLLYLLTFTGYQIYYISGLVIPPIVFGITIDYSILFIYRYFEEIKKKSNNPIKTALKTAGKGAIFSGLSITLGFMSFVFSPSPLLKNIGEALITASISSIIPAVIFTYTALKAIPISWLGYPRRDIPSPVDSRIKYLEKVASSSIHRKTIVIFVMIILTLFSFSVFYTHSTNININEIVPSYSSSVIGEKYLLNLFNYSIDYIIIHGNPNITYTKVYNLSKYIISNNGLVYSTFSINNIILNKSEYIPQFYRDNYTLVEAYIPYPVFSSKAIDFTKSIINQGYEVGGSNAQRIYIVNNTVSNYYNFVLPFTILIIIFYLFVILGSIVVPIRLALTLIVSSLTGVATMDLVFHSVYWLSPLIVFAMLFSIGIDYDMFIILRIIEEKGSEEKRILTGIKNSGLVVTAAGLILAGAFFSLVATNMRFLQEIGFSVGFSVLFDTFIVRPIFVPAIMSFLKQYNWWPKIRKIIR; this is encoded by the coding sequence ATGAAAAAGAGCCTAATTACTGTAATACCTTGGTTACTTCTAATAGTTATATTATCACCTATTACATTACAAATTCAGAATTATTTTGTCTATAGCGATTCTCCTTTTTTAAGTAATGAATATCCCAGCGTTACCGTAAGCCGTGTGTTAGATAACTATTTTAATTTCTCACAAGATTCTACACTTTATATTATAATAAATGGAAATTACAATCAAAGTCTAAATCAAATAGATAAAAATTCTAAATATCTAGAAGATTATAGAATAGTAACTCCATTTCAATATATTAATGAAACAAAAAACGAGTACTCAAAAGAAATCTCTGAATTAGCTAACATTACTGCAGCTTACTTAGAACCTTTTCATAGAATTTATAATAATTTAACTATATTAAAGTATAATCTATTAAAAAATTTCACAAATTTTGAATGCCAATTAAATGTAAGTTTTGGAATACCATTAGATAAATATCATTCTAATTCTAGCAAAGCTAAGGAATTTCTAGTAGCATACTCTATTTTGACTAAAAACGAAACTAAACTAAATGCAGCAAGAGACGCTGGCGCATATGTATTTAAAGATCCATATATTTTATTTTTCTCTTTTAATAATTATAGCAATTTTAGTCTAGCATATAATTTTTTAAAAACCTTTAATAATTATTCTGAGATAATATACGAAATTACAGGGAAATATATTCCAGAATCTGCACTAGTAAATCCGTATAATTTTTCGCTTACTGAAGTTAAAAATAGAATTTTACCTCCACCCATATCGTTAAGCAACTTTCATAAAGGAAACGAATGGCTCTTTTTAATTCAAATTCCAAAAAACGAGAGTCTTATAGATGTTGAAAATTTCATAAAGAATACGAATGGAACAGTTACTGGCCATTTCGCTATATACGCTCAATCTGCTTATTACACTGAAAGTAATTTAAAATTAATAGATATTGTAACGATAATACTAGTAGGTTCACTTCTTATAATATTATTACGTTCATTATTACCTATTTTATTATTATTAGCTAGTGCAGTAATAGGTATAGAAATTTCATATACTCTGCTTTATCTTTTAACTTTTACTGGTTATCAGATTTACTACATTTCTGGATTAGTTATACCTCCAATAGTGTTTGGAATTACTATAGACTATTCAATACTTTTTATTTATAGATATTTTGAAGAAATCAAGAAGAAGAGTAATAATCCAATTAAAACTGCGTTAAAAACTGCTGGAAAAGGTGCAATATTTAGCGGTCTATCAATAACTTTAGGCTTCATGTCTTTCGTATTCTCTCCCTCTCCATTACTAAAAAATATTGGGGAAGCGCTAATAACAGCGTCAATATCATCAATAATTCCTGCTGTAATATTTACATATACTGCATTAAAGGCTATACCAATATCCTGGTTAGGCTATCCTAGACGCGATATTCCTAGTCCAGTAGATTCTAGAATAAAATATTTAGAAAAAGTAGCTTCGTCCTCTATCCATAGAAAGACTATAGTGATATTCGTAATGATTATACTTACCTTATTTTCGTTTTCTGTGTTTTATACTCACTCTACTAATATTAATATTAATGAAATAGTTCCTTCTTATTCATCGTCAGTAATTGGAGAAAAATATCTATTAAATTTATTTAATTATAGTATAGATTATATAATAATTCATGGAAATCCAAATATAACTTATACGAAAGTTTATAATTTAAGTAAATATATAATATCAAATAATGGATTAGTATATAGTACATTTTCCATAAATAATATTATTTTAAATAAATCTGAATATATACCTCAATTTTATAGAGATAATTATACTCTAGTCGAAGCCTATATACCTTATCCAGTATTTAGTTCAAAAGCTATTGATTTTACTAAAAGCATTATAAACCAAGGATATGAAGTAGGAGGAAGTAATGCACAAAGAATATATATTGTTAATAATACAGTAAGCAACTATTATAATTTTGTATTACCTTTTACAATTTTAATTATAATCTTTTATTTATTTGTAATACTAGGATCTATTGTAGTACCTATAAGACTAGCATTAACATTAATTGTAAGTTCTTTAACAGGTGTAGCTACTATGGATTTAGTTTTCCATAGTGTGTATTGGTTATCCCCATTAATAGTTTTTGCAATGCTGTTTAGTATAGGAATAGATTATGATATGTTCATAATTCTTAGAATTATAGAAGAAAAAGGAAGTGAAGAGAAAAGAATACTTACAGGAATCAAAAACTCTGGATTAGTAGTAACTGCTGCCGGACTCATACTAGCTGGAGCTTTCTTTTCGCTTGTTGCTACAAATATGAGATTTTTACAGGAAATAGGTTTTTCAGTAGGCTTTTCAGTATTATTTGATACCTTTATAGTAAGACCTATATTTGTTCCTGCAATTATGTCATTCTTAAAGCAATATAACTGGTGGCCTAAGATAAGGAAGATAATTCGATAA
- a CDS encoding ATP-binding protein, with protein sequence MFEDIKGRLREVKIITRQTADGRGSISFRSFIIEMPYIAGKILNIGKLLAVKTMVENSYLLLEVADFLPMHYGMLELDETVPRDLREEIMRRVEESWNKEDDNTWIEVYSYPIGYTLELNGEPKFRKTYVPPLVGSTVYVLDQDFFRNFVCKKDGVEIGKVIGENLPLNIDLIKAINYHIGIFAFTGSGKSNLTASLIRRILKTTDMKIVIIDISMEYAILLLDQLLNINSRLVSTERLPINSEDAARKFLRTHVLPEEILDLKDTIKDVANKIYPKMRQLYVPPQEFQYLTFGDLMEMVRSQINDKYTAYAQKPLFGLLLRKIDIFMREKKLGKDDIVDDSIIGILDEIEETAKTSGLKETSSIFTFISTLKAYINSQEYETEDYDIEKMAIEILDGSSSSPRLFILELPNIEESRSIVASLINEVMNRRKRFYSTSPIMFVIDEAQEFIPFDTRQKDRSELSSNAIEKLLRHGRKYHLHALISTQRLAYLNTNVLQQLHTYFISTLPRPYDRQLISETFGINDVLMDRTLDLEIGQWLLVSFKAALPHDVPVFFTAENNLNELRTNIKNT encoded by the coding sequence ATGTTTGAAGATATAAAGGGAAGACTAAGAGAAGTTAAGATAATCACTAGACAAACTGCTGATGGTAGAGGTTCAATTAGCTTTAGAAGCTTTATTATTGAAATGCCATATATAGCAGGGAAAATACTAAACATAGGAAAACTTCTTGCTGTAAAAACAATGGTAGAAAACTCATATTTACTATTAGAAGTAGCTGATTTTTTACCTATGCACTACGGAATGTTAGAACTAGACGAAACTGTACCTAGGGATTTAAGAGAAGAAATTATGCGAAGAGTAGAAGAGAGCTGGAATAAGGAAGATGATAATACTTGGATAGAAGTATATTCTTATCCCATTGGTTACACCTTAGAGCTAAATGGTGAACCTAAGTTTAGAAAAACATATGTGCCTCCACTTGTAGGTTCTACAGTATATGTCTTAGATCAGGATTTTTTTAGAAACTTTGTATGCAAAAAAGACGGAGTTGAAATAGGAAAAGTTATTGGAGAAAATTTGCCATTGAATATTGATCTTATAAAAGCTATAAATTATCATATAGGAATATTTGCTTTCACAGGATCTGGAAAATCTAATTTAACTGCGTCATTAATAAGAAGAATTCTAAAAACTACGGATATGAAAATAGTAATTATAGATATCTCTATGGAATACGCAATCTTACTTCTAGATCAATTGCTAAATATAAATTCAAGATTAGTTTCTACTGAGAGGTTGCCAATAAATTCAGAAGACGCTGCAAGAAAATTCTTAAGGACCCATGTATTACCAGAAGAAATACTAGACTTAAAAGATACAATAAAAGATGTTGCAAATAAAATATATCCAAAAATGAGGCAATTGTATGTTCCGCCTCAAGAATTTCAATATTTAACTTTTGGAGATCTCATGGAAATGGTAAGATCTCAAATAAATGATAAATATACAGCGTATGCACAGAAACCACTCTTTGGATTACTATTACGTAAAATAGATATATTCATGAGAGAAAAAAAATTAGGTAAAGATGATATAGTAGATGATAGTATAATAGGAATTCTAGATGAAATAGAAGAAACAGCAAAAACTAGCGGATTAAAAGAAACTTCATCAATTTTTACTTTTATAAGTACACTAAAGGCATACATTAATTCTCAAGAGTACGAAACTGAAGATTATGATATAGAAAAAATGGCAATAGAAATATTGGACGGTTCTTCGTCTTCACCAAGACTTTTCATTTTGGAATTACCAAATATAGAAGAGTCTAGAAGTATTGTAGCTTCGCTTATAAATGAAGTCATGAACAGAAGAAAGAGATTTTATTCTACATCTCCAATAATGTTCGTAATAGACGAAGCTCAGGAATTCATACCTTTTGATACTAGACAAAAGGACAGAAGTGAGCTTTCTAGTAACGCTATAGAAAAATTATTAAGACATGGAAGAAAATATCATCTACATGCACTAATCAGTACACAGAGATTAGCTTATCTAAATACAAATGTACTGCAACAACTTCATACATATTTTATTAGTACTTTGCCTAGACCATATGATAGACAATTAATCTCTGAAACATTTGGAATAAACGACGTGCTAATGGATAGAACGTTAGATCTCGAGATAGGACAATGGCTACTAGTTAGTTTTAAAGCAGCTTTACCGCACGATGTTCCTGTATTTTTTACAGCAGAAAATAATCTTAATGAACTAAGAACTAATATTAAAAATACTTGA
- a CDS encoding DNA-directed RNA polymerase subunit P — protein MADKYRCGKCWKTFDDDKLKVLPGVRCPYCGYDIIYMIRKPTIKVIKAT, from the coding sequence ATGGCAGATAAATATAGATGCGGCAAATGTTGGAAAACATTTGATGATGATAAATTAAAAGTTTTACCAGGAGTTAGATGTCCTTATTGTGGGTATGATATAATATATATGATAAGAAAACCTACAATAAAAGTTATAAAAGCGACTTGA
- a CDS encoding thiamine-phosphate synthase family protein, whose protein sequence is MLLSSLIKVETPISLITDVFLPNIRALEAKKLRSMDMSQSKIASLLGVTQPAVKQYLDTRDSIYLNKLKELGITEEEINMFLSDLTEILLKNDVKSTMFFITIYSMDMLSRLRFCSYHRKVNPLIPQDCNICEKLYKEDEEEQLSLATSMLQNEIISPLIPEVLSNIAFARKNPREINDVIAIAGRITKIRGIPTPVSRPMWGASNHLAKILLAININYPEIRSVMNIKYDENVKNSLQKLGYKFTLAGPKDYANDDILAKDIAKAFNGGDAVIHLGGKGVEPITYIFGKNPLEVVRKVIEISRKYKEIIELSSLS, encoded by the coding sequence ATGTTACTATCTAGTTTGATAAAAGTGGAAACTCCCATATCACTAATTACTGATGTATTCTTGCCAAATATAAGAGCTTTGGAAGCTAAAAAGTTAAGATCAATGGATATGAGTCAAAGTAAAATAGCATCTTTACTTGGCGTAACACAACCAGCAGTAAAACAGTATTTAGATACTAGAGATTCGATATATTTAAATAAACTAAAGGAATTAGGTATTACAGAAGAAGAAATAAATATGTTTTTATCAGATTTAACTGAAATTTTACTTAAAAATGATGTTAAAAGTACTATGTTTTTTATAACAATTTATAGTATGGATATGCTAAGTAGGCTAAGATTTTGTTCATATCATAGGAAAGTCAATCCTCTAATACCACAAGATTGTAACATTTGTGAAAAACTATATAAGGAAGATGAAGAAGAACAGCTTTCTTTAGCTACTTCTATGCTTCAAAACGAAATTATTAGTCCATTAATTCCAGAAGTTTTAAGCAATATAGCCTTTGCTAGGAAAAATCCGAGAGAAATAAACGATGTGATAGCTATAGCAGGCAGGATAACTAAAATTAGAGGTATTCCAACTCCAGTCTCTAGACCTATGTGGGGGGCTAGTAATCATTTAGCTAAAATTCTATTAGCAATAAATATCAATTATCCTGAAATACGCTCAGTTATGAATATAAAATATGATGAAAATGTGAAAAATTCATTACAGAAATTAGGTTATAAGTTTACCTTAGCAGGACCTAAAGATTACGCTAACGATGATATTTTGGCAAAAGATATTGCCAAAGCTTTTAATGGTGGAGACGCCGTTATACATCTAGGAGGAAAAGGAGTAGAGCCAATAACATATATTTTTGGTAAAAATCCGTTAGAAGTTGTAAGAAAGGTAATTGAAATTTCTAGAAAGTATAAAGAAATTATCGAATTATCTTCCTTATCTTAG
- the yciH gene encoding stress response translation initiation inhibitor YciH, protein MTDNLCGGLPPEICEQLNKEEQFIKVKLERRRYGKEVTVIEGISDSDVELKKIASELKSKLAAGGTVKNGRIEIQGDHREKVKDLLIKLGFPESNIMVIE, encoded by the coding sequence ATGACAGACAATTTGTGTGGAGGACTTCCACCAGAAATATGTGAGCAGTTAAATAAAGAGGAACAGTTTATAAAGGTAAAATTAGAAAGGCGACGATATGGTAAAGAAGTTACAGTAATAGAAGGTATTTCAGATTCTGACGTTGAACTTAAAAAAATAGCTTCGGAGTTAAAATCTAAGTTGGCTGCAGGAGGTACTGTAAAGAATGGTAGAATAGAGATTCAAGGCGATCATAGAGAAAAAGTAAAAGATTTGCTAATTAAGCTAGGATTTCCAGAAAGTAATATAATGGTTATAGAATAG
- a CDS encoding transcription initiation factor IIB: MSKEQDSKSGSYICPPDKIIFDADRGEYICTETGEVIEDRIVDQGPEWRAFTPEEKEKRSRVGGPLNNTIHDRGLSTLIDWKDKDAIGRNLDPKRRLEVLRWRKWQVRARIQSSIDRNLAQAMNELERIGNLLGLPKSVKDEAALIYRKAVEKGLVRGRSIESVVAASIYASCRRMKIARTLDEIAQYTKANRKEVARCYRLLLRELDVDVPVSDPKDYVTRIGSLLGLSGASMKLAAEILEKAKNVGLTAGKDPAGLAAAAIYIAALLNDERRTQKEIAQVAGVTEVTVRNRYKELIQELKIEIQNQ, encoded by the coding sequence ATGAGTAAGGAGCAAGATTCTAAATCTGGTTCATATATCTGTCCTCCAGATAAAATAATTTTTGACGCTGATAGAGGAGAGTATATTTGCACAGAAACTGGAGAAGTAATAGAAGATAGAATAGTAGATCAAGGTCCAGAATGGAGAGCATTTACACCAGAAGAAAAAGAAAAAAGAAGTAGAGTTGGTGGACCTTTAAATAATACAATTCATGACAGAGGACTTTCCACGCTCATTGATTGGAAAGATAAGGATGCTATAGGAAGAAATCTTGATCCAAAAAGAAGATTAGAAGTTTTAAGATGGAGAAAATGGCAAGTTAGAGCAAGGATACAGTCGTCAATAGACAGGAATTTAGCTCAAGCAATGAACGAACTTGAGAGAATAGGAAACTTGCTAGGCTTACCTAAATCAGTAAAAGATGAAGCTGCATTAATATATAGAAAAGCAGTAGAAAAAGGATTAGTTAGAGGAAGATCTATAGAAAGCGTAGTAGCAGCATCAATTTACGCTTCATGTAGAAGAATGAAAATAGCTAGAACACTAGATGAGATAGCACAGTATACTAAAGCTAATAGAAAAGAGGTTGCCAGATGTTATAGATTGTTACTACGAGAATTAGACGTAGATGTACCGGTTTCTGATCCTAAGGATTATGTAACAAGAATAGGTTCATTGTTAGGTTTAAGTGGAGCCTCTATGAAGCTTGCCGCAGAAATCTTAGAAAAAGCTAAAAATGTTGGATTAACTGCAGGTAAAGATCCAGCAGGTCTTGCAGCTGCTGCAATATACATAGCAGCACTTCTTAACGATGAAAGAAGAACTCAAAAAGAAATAGCACAAGTTGCTGGTGTTACCGAGGTTACTGTTAGAAATAGATATAAGGAGTTAATACAAGAACTAAAAATAGAAATACAAAACCAATAA
- a CDS encoding rhomboid family intramembrane serine protease, whose translation MKPKILSIKPTILLMILVAVGYIIGYVLSIVNFIDFLYLIQVNLLVFNGDYISLVTSIFITNSFIDFFFNFISLGVIYYLFRSYAGKIEYVVFLISGIVGNILTLFVFPPRTASEGASGGIFGIFAYYVILDMLELNRIDYNGLGILVFVFILSDIIPNVNYVAHIGGITSGILLAFATFRLLRKNRRI comes from the coding sequence ATGAAACCTAAAATATTATCAATTAAACCTACAATACTGTTAATGATTCTAGTAGCTGTAGGATATATTATAGGTTATGTATTGTCAATAGTTAATTTTATAGATTTCCTTTATTTGATTCAGGTAAACTTATTAGTTTTTAACGGTGATTACATAAGTTTAGTAACATCAATTTTTATTACAAATAGTTTTATAGACTTTTTCTTTAATTTTATATCATTAGGTGTAATATATTATTTATTTAGATCATATGCAGGGAAGATTGAATATGTAGTTTTTCTAATATCTGGAATAGTAGGTAATATTTTGACTTTGTTTGTATTTCCTCCAAGAACCGCATCAGAAGGTGCATCTGGCGGAATATTTGGAATATTTGCTTATTATGTAATATTAGATATGTTGGAGTTGAATAGAATAGATTATAATGGGTTAGGAATACTTGTTTTTGTTTTTATCTTAAGCGATATAATACCAAACGTTAATTATGTTGCGCATATTGGAGGAATAACTAGCGGGATATTACTGGCATTTGCTACCTTTAGGCTTTTAAGGAAAAATAGAAGAATTTAG
- the speB gene encoding agmatinase, with the protein MEDPRLLYLYDSRKFAGFNKPASPFIVLGIPMDITSSYRPGSRFAPSYIRDAAQYIEFYSIRTGIDMGDVGFNDVGDIILHSSDAEENIRRISTVSSYFKDKGKILISIGGEHTITVGTTKGLNPDCVLSFDAHLDLRDEYMGYKYDHACVMRRISERSTRIFEIGTRAVSKEEIDYANSIGIPFITSHQVKLLGPREVSKKVMTHFEGCNKIYITFDMDSIDPSYAPGVATPEPEGLDPSTILDIVNLITDKRIIGFDVVEVSPPYDPSGITTVLASKIILETAASIFKSLL; encoded by the coding sequence ATGGAAGATCCTAGATTACTTTATCTATACGATTCAAGAAAATTTGCTGGTTTTAATAAGCCAGCATCTCCGTTCATTGTATTAGGGATTCCTATGGATATAACAAGCAGTTATAGGCCAGGAAGTAGATTTGCTCCCTCATACATTAGAGATGCTGCACAGTATATAGAATTTTATTCTATAAGGACTGGAATTGATATGGGAGATGTAGGTTTTAACGATGTAGGAGATATAATATTACATTCGTCTGACGCTGAAGAGAATATAAGGAGAATTTCAACGGTCTCAAGTTATTTTAAAGATAAAGGAAAAATTTTGATTTCGATTGGCGGAGAACATACTATAACCGTAGGAACTACTAAAGGGCTAAATCCTGATTGCGTATTAAGTTTCGATGCACACTTAGATCTAAGAGATGAATACATGGGATATAAGTATGATCATGCATGCGTTATGAGAAGAATAAGTGAAAGAAGCACAAGAATATTTGAAATTGGAACAAGAGCAGTTAGTAAAGAGGAAATTGATTACGCTAATTCTATTGGTATTCCATTTATAACTTCTCATCAAGTAAAACTTTTAGGTCCTAGAGAAGTCAGTAAAAAAGTTATGACGCATTTCGAAGGATGCAATAAGATCTATATCACATTCGATATGGATTCAATAGATCCGTCATATGCGCCTGGCGTCGCTACTCCAGAACCAGAAGGATTAGATCCATCTACAATATTAGATATAGTAAATTTAATCACAGATAAAAGAATAATAGGATTTGATGTAGTCGAGGTATCTCCTCCTTATGACCCTTCCGGTATAACTACAGTATTAGCATCGAAAATAATTCTAGAAACTGCAGCTTCGATATTCAAGTCGCTTTTATAA
- a CDS encoding TIGR00304 family membrane protein yields MRLTIIGFLIIFIGMLLIIFGSISQVTPQSTSSAIGGLVLIGPIPIFFGVGPHQALLPLVTLGIIFTIISIIFFILSIYMFRKNIENR; encoded by the coding sequence ATGAGATTAACCATTATTGGCTTCCTTATAATCTTCATAGGAATGCTCCTTATAATATTCGGATCTATATCGCAAGTTACTCCGCAGTCTACAAGTTCAGCAATTGGCGGACTCGTTCTTATTGGCCCAATACCAATATTTTTTGGAGTTGGACCTCATCAAGCTTTATTACCACTAGTAACGTTAGGGATAATTTTTACAATAATATCGATAATTTTCTTTATATTAAGTATTTATATGTTTAGAAAAAATATAGAGAATAGATGA
- a CDS encoding DNA double-strand break repair nuclease NurA, whose protein sequence is MGVSTFIKLDSNIDYSFKLTLSAIDGSLHEIPTAEGIVSYVIAGAVNFTLNKHKLAFNSYNITDNIYEGSGEEFMRRMEYDLANSLNSDIILMDRKLSMDKEKNMKIPNNTIGIVKDFDPKIRSELNYNEYPWLLVKEENKDIISGYFKLNKYSWVFYFESNIIDPKKILTLLSICGEYPIPEALGYNYPLFLADKLVKYYRNKMEKAMDITKGKLLEYREFRSIMEYSRAKK, encoded by the coding sequence ATGGGAGTTTCCACTTTTATCAAACTAGATAGTAACATTGACTACTCTTTTAAGTTAACTCTTTCAGCAATTGACGGAAGTCTGCACGAAATACCTACAGCAGAAGGAATAGTCTCTTATGTTATAGCAGGAGCTGTAAATTTTACTCTAAATAAACATAAATTAGCTTTTAACTCCTATAATATAACTGATAATATATACGAAGGTTCTGGAGAGGAATTTATGAGAAGAATGGAATACGATCTAGCTAATTCATTAAATTCTGATATTATTTTAATGGATAGAAAGTTATCCATGGATAAAGAAAAAAATATGAAGATTCCTAATAACACAATTGGTATAGTAAAAGACTTTGATCCTAAAATAAGATCAGAATTAAACTATAATGAATATCCATGGCTATTAGTAAAGGAAGAGAACAAAGACATAATTTCTGGATATTTTAAGCTTAATAAATATAGTTGGGTATTTTATTTCGAAAGTAATATAATTGATCCCAAAAAAATATTAACATTATTAAGTATATGTGGGGAATACCCTATACCAGAGGCTTTGGGGTATAATTATCCTTTATTCCTAGCAGATAAGTTAGTAAAATACTACAGAAATAAAATGGAAAAAGCTATGGATATTACTAAAGGTAAATTACTTGAATACAGAGAGTTTAGAAGTATTATGGAATATAGTAGAGCTAAAAAGTGA
- a CDS encoding translation elongation factor, producing the protein MYYGGIISVLSSKKQDANEIAEKLGKLHEEGKIRIYYRRNGDFIRSVLVPSEYPEKILDAAEAVSLSSYCILHIPEDIKWVDGEEALLIDALGLPGKIVTNLPSDNIKKIFKGLTIEKFEIIKDIQEIENKENEKGFVYIDRAFVVKGVGVVITGFSFTQVKVHDKLKILPQGKEVEIKSIQVLDEDQTEVMPGIRIGFALRNVKEEELKDSFALVKSNSKLLKEFTAKITVYPWSKFTDGKYHVVSNGISVVAEIKRQENEALVSLPFEVPISQRIAIIDVNAKQGKSRVIGYLEPK; encoded by the coding sequence TTGTATTATGGGGGAATAATATCCGTATTATCATCAAAAAAGCAAGATGCTAATGAAATAGCAGAAAAGCTAGGTAAACTTCATGAAGAAGGTAAAATTAGAATATATTATAGGCGTAATGGTGATTTCATCAGATCAGTATTAGTGCCTTCGGAATATCCTGAAAAAATTTTGGATGCAGCAGAAGCAGTTAGTTTATCATCATATTGTATTTTACATATACCTGAAGATATAAAATGGGTAGATGGAGAAGAGGCCCTACTAATAGATGCTCTAGGATTACCAGGAAAAATAGTTACAAATTTACCTTCTGATAATATTAAGAAAATTTTTAAAGGTTTAACAATAGAAAAATTTGAAATAATTAAGGATATTCAAGAAATTGAAAATAAGGAAAATGAAAAAGGTTTTGTATATATAGACAGAGCTTTTGTTGTAAAAGGCGTTGGAGTAGTAATTACAGGATTTTCCTTTACTCAAGTAAAAGTTCATGACAAACTGAAGATTCTACCTCAAGGAAAAGAGGTGGAAATAAAAAGCATTCAGGTTTTAGACGAGGATCAGACAGAAGTTATGCCAGGAATAAGAATAGGATTTGCATTGAGAAATGTTAAAGAAGAAGAATTAAAAGATTCATTTGCTTTAGTAAAATCAAATTCCAAATTATTAAAAGAGTTTACTGCAAAAATTACAGTTTATCCGTGGTCTAAATTTACTGATGGTAAATATCATGTAGTAAGTAATGGTATATCAGTAGTAGCAGAAATAAAAAGGCAAGAAAACGAGGCTCTTGTGTCTTTACCATTCGAAGTTCCAATATCTCAAAGAATAGCAATAATTGATGTAAATGCTAAACAAGGTAAGTCAAGAGTTATAGGCTATCTAGAGCCTAAATAA
- a CDS encoding peptidase M50 — protein sequence MTKLEEWDWRFRNLNEVESFLLAIFSIAVKAIPLFFLLPNYSILVIPAVILAATIAVIPHELAHRQYARKYGCFSRFTLNFTGFLATTIINALPFFGLLFLSGYTLISCRFFSISKEIEGKSAAVGPLTNIIISVLSFLLIGYVTQTVAFFLYEIAAFNAAVAFFNLLPFWILDGLKVFRWNVGIWIVMIISSVVLMYFTGEL from the coding sequence GTGACAAAACTTGAAGAATGGGATTGGCGATTCAGAAATCTTAATGAAGTAGAGTCGTTTTTACTTGCCATATTTTCTATTGCAGTAAAAGCAATTCCTTTGTTTTTCCTATTACCCAACTACTCTATTTTAGTAATACCAGCTGTTATACTTGCAGCTACAATAGCTGTTATTCCTCATGAATTAGCCCATAGGCAATACGCAAGAAAATACGGATGCTTTTCAAGGTTTACTTTGAATTTTACCGGATTTCTAGCTACTACTATAATAAATGCGTTACCATTTTTTGGTCTATTATTTCTTTCTGGATATACTCTAATTTCTTGCAGATTTTTCTCTATAAGCAAAGAAATAGAAGGTAAATCAGCAGCTGTAGGCCCATTGACTAATATCATAATCTCGGTTTTATCATTTTTATTAATAGGTTATGTTACGCAAACTGTAGCTTTCTTCTTGTATGAAATAGCCGCGTTTAATGCTGCAGTAGCTTTCTTTAATTTACTACCTTTCTGGATATTAGACGGTCTTAAAGTATTTAGATGGAACGTAGGAATATGGATAGTAATGATAATATCTTCTGTAGTACTAATGTATTTTACTGGTGAATTATGA